A region of the Mesoaciditoga lauensis cd-1655R = DSM 25116 genome:
GCCGTCTTTTGTGATCTTATAAACCTTATGATGTCTTCCGTTATATTCAAATTCATCGTTTTGAAGTTCATGTCAAAACTCATGAGACCGTTCTTAAGAGTGTAAATTCTTCCGTCTTTCAGGATCCACTTTCCCTTTTGGAAATAGGCATGTTTTGCATAAGTAACGGTAAAATCGTTGCCTTTTACCTTGTATATGAGAACGTCATCGAATTCTTCGGTTTGAGGGTCGAATTTTTCCACATAAAAATAGCTGTCTCCAGCTTTGAAGAATGTGTTGGTTTTTACTTGTGGCATCCCGGAATGCCACACCGTCTTTTGAAGGTATTCTGAAGCTTTCGAATTGTAGTTAGGAACCACAAAATCCTGAATCAAGTACGTGGCCACGCTTAGCACAAGGCCCATTAAAAGAAAAGGAAGAACGATTTTTTTTAAATTGATCCCATGAACCTGTAATGCCATTAACTCTCTACGTGTTGAAAAGTTTGAAATTTCCCAGAATATGGCCAGCAACACTCCGACAGGTATACCCATTACTATGAATTCCGGAAGGTTGTAATAAACCAATATTATAAGGCTCCAAAAGCTCACGTGATTTTGTACTATAACATCAGAAAGCTGGTATAAAAGCTCAACGCTGACGAATATTATAAATCCTATCAATCCTATGAAAAAAGGCAAAATGAATTCCTTAGACACGTATTTGCAAAGTGTTTTCAAGAAGTGCACCTCCAAATTTAAAGGGGTCGTTTGGGTATGACCTTTAAACAAAGATCAGCGATATCTTCTATATGCTTAGAGATAAACATGAGACTCAAAGCCCTGCTGACGTTCTTAGGCGATTCCATCATGTACAATTTCAATTCGTCTTCTATAGAAATGTTTAATTCGTCCACATACTCTTCCATCTTTAACAACTCTTCTATAGCATAGGCGTTACTTTCATCTTTGTAAACATCCAAACTTATTCTCATCATCTTTTCGGCTGTAGAAGCCATTTTAGGCAAATCCACCAATGGTTTCAATGACGGTTCCTTCAGTAATTTCAACGTTTCTACCGCTATTTGAACTGATTTATCTCCTATCATTTCCAACGCATTTTCTAAAATAAATCCATTAACGCTTTCGACCAGTTGCTTTCCCACTGGGGCATATTCGCCTATCATTATAATGGTTTTTTCATTCAATTCGTCCCTCATTTTATCTGCTAATTTATCGTCTTCTATGACCTCTTTTGCCATGTCAGCATTTCTATCCACAAGGGCATAAACAGATCTATCAAACATGTCCTCTACAAAACGCCCGAATTTCATAACGGACTCTTTGTAGGAATTTATCATCTCTTTTGGAATCACTCTACCACCTCGACGGTATTATAACATTCTATAAATTTTAAGTGGCGAAAAGTGAATGGTGAAAACGCCACCACTTATTTCTCTCTCATTTCTTCCTCATTTAAGAGTTAAGCGCTCAACCTGTGCGTCAATATTACAAAGTATTTCAAGAAAGGATTAAACCTCACCCTCGAAGTACTTGTCAGAACATATGAGCTCGCCGGCTGAGGATTCAAAATATGAGGTTGAGAGGCACAAGGACGTGCCGAGAAAGCGAAGCACTCATGGATGAGTGTCTGAGCGTGCCTCATATTTTGAATTAGGAAGACGGAAAGAAGAGCGAATCCGTTCTGACAGGACTTCGAAAAAATTGCCTTGACCGCTTGGAAAGCGGGTTTTAAATCAAAAATTGTTGTCAAATGTTGCTCACATGTTCTCATAGAAATTTTTGTCTCTTGTAATACTTTTCGTAATGTTCACGCACGACATGAGTTAAGCGATATAATATGTACGAAAAGAAGGTGATATCATGAAAGGTTTCACCCTTATAGAGCTTTTGATAGTTTTGGCTGTGATAACGGCCATCATTTCAGCTTTAGTGCCACTGGGAGTAAACGTGATAAGGCATGCACGTGCCTTAACAGTTGCGTTTAACCTCTCAGAAATATCAAAAGCCGCCATGAGCAATTTTTACCTGGATCACAACACTTCTATTTCAATAGACAGCATAAAAAGCTACTTTTCTCAGCATGAAGAGCTGAAAGACTATCAAATAAAGTCATCACTTGCTTCAACGTTAGAACACGTGTACATATGGTACACCGGGAACGACATAACAGCTTCACAAGTGGAAAAGGTCTTTCCAGATGTTGAAGCTACGCAGGGAAACAAACCTATGATTTCTATTGAACTTAGAAAATATTGGTAAACGGCTGCTAGGCAGCCGTTTACCTGTTAAATGCTTCCTTTTAATATCTTAAACTTATCTTGTAACATGAACCAACATGGCTTTTATGGAGTGAAGCCTATTTTCCGCTTCCTGGAAAATTGCACTTTGTGGACCATGTCCCACTTCCTCTGTGACTTCATCTCCATAATGAGCTGGGAGGCAATGCATGAAGATGGCTGTTGGTTTGGCAGAGGACATCAACTTGGAATTCACCTGGTAAGGAGCAAATATCCTTTTCCTCTCTTCAGCTTCATCTTCCTGGCCCATAGATGCCCATACATCTGTGTATATAACATCTGCATTTTCGGCTGCTTGTTGAGGATCGTTGAGCGCTTCAACCTTGGCGCCAGTTTCTTTTGAAATTTCCGCGCATCTATCCAAAACCTTTTGGGAAGGCTCGTATCCTTTAGGTGAAGCCACAACCACATGCATTCCCAACTTGGCTCCTGCTAACATCAAAGAGTGAGCAACGTTGTTTCCGTCACCTATGAATGACAATTTCAATCCGTTAAAACCACCAAATTTTTCTTTTATCGTCAACATATCACCGACGATTTGTGTGGGGTGCTCAAAATCTGAAAGGGCATTTATAACCGGAACTTTTGAATACTTTGCCAGATCCTCAACGGTCTTATGAGCGAATACCCTCGCCATTATGACATTTACCATACTTGAAAGTACTCGTGCGATATCTTCCGTTGTTTCCCTTTTTCCGAGCTTTATATCATTTGGCCCTAGGTAAATGGCATGTCCTCCCAATTGAGTCATGGCAGTTTCAAAAGCAACTCGCGTTCTCAAAGAAGGTTTTTCAAATATCATTCCCAAAGTCTTTCCGTGTAATACTTCATGGGATTGGCCAACGTACAACTCGTCTTTAAGTCTCATAGATGTGTCTATTAGTTGGATGAGTTCTTCCCGACTTAAATCATCGATGCTGACTATGTTTCTTCCTTTCAGATCGATCATGGTGCTTCCTCCTTTCAAAAACTTTATTTCTTCAAACTCTCCACGATCTTTTTGGTGTCCCTAGCTATGACAAGCTCTTCATTGGTTGGAACAACCAGAACTTTTACTTTTGAATCTTTCGTTGAAATGATCTCTTCTTTTCCACGCATGTTGTTCTTTTCATCGTCTATGTGGATACCCAAGAATTCAAGGTAAGAACAAACGTCTTTTCTCGTGTAAGGTGAGTTTTCTCCCACACCACCTGTAAACACTATGGCATCTACACCGTTCATCGCAGCAGCGTACGCCCCAACGTATTTGGCAATACGATAATCATACATTTCCAACGCGATTTTTGCCAAATCGTTTGTTCCCTCCAATGCCGCATCTTCAATGTCTCTCATATCGCTGCTGAAACCGTTGGTAATGCCGTAAACACCGCTTTGTTTGTTGAGAATATCGTTTATTTCCTTAGATGTGAGCCCTTCTTTTTCTTGGAGGAACGTGACGATGGCCGGATCCATGTCTCCAGATCTTGTGCCCATCACAAGCCCTTCAAGAGGGGTGAATCCCATAGAAGTATCCACACTCTTACCATGTTTCACGGCCGTAATCGATGCACCGTTTCCTATATGGCAGGTTATCGTCTTAAGCTTTTCAACTGGTTTTCCCAAAATTTCAGCTGCCCTTCTTGAAACGTAGAAATGAGAAGTACCGTGAAATCCGTATCTTCTTATCTTGTACTTTTTATAGTATTTCATTGGTATGGCATAAAAATACGCTTTTTCGGGCAACGTTTGATGGAAAGCTGTATCAAAAACGCCAACCTGGGGTGCATCTGGAAGGAGCTCTTTTGCCGCAACGATTCCCGTTATATTAGGTGGATTATGAAGAGGCGCCAATTCGACGTTGTCTTCCAACGCTTTCATAACCTTTTCATCTATAAGGACGGAACCGGAGAATGTTTCTCCACCGTGCACAACCCTGTGGCCAACTGCCTCTATCTCATCCATCGATTTGATCACGCCTTTTTCTGGATCTAAAAGCGTATCAAGAACTATTTTCAACGCCACCTTATGATCTTTAACAGGCGTTTCAACCACGTATTTTTTTGAATTAACTTTATGAATAAGCCTCGAGCCATCGAGTTTTATTCTCTCAACTATTCCACTACACAAAACTGATTCGTCTTTCATGTCAAAAAGCTGGTATTTAAGGGAAGAACTTCCCGAGTTTATCACGAGTACTTTCAAAACATCCACCTCCACTGCTATTAAGCTTTTCCAACGGAACCCAAAACTTCCATTCTTTCCATGACCACTTCTTTTATAGCAGCCATAGCGGGTTTGAAAAGCTTCCTTGGATCTATTTGAGCTTTATCGTCGTGCAAAACCTTTCTTAACTCGGCAATGAACGCCACCCTCAAATCTGTATCTGTGTTGACTTTGTTTATACCGTATTTAACGGATTCTTTCAAAACATCATATGGAACGCCTTTTGCTCCTTGAATATCTGCACCGTACTCATTTGCGAGCTCAACGTATCTTGGAAGTACGGTGGAAGCACCGTGGAGCACAAGAGGTAATTTCGTCAGTTCTTTGACCTTTTTCAACCTTTCAAAATCCAATTTTGCTTCGCCCTTGAATTTGAAAGCACCGTGGCTTGTTCCGATAGCAGGCGCCAAGAAGTCAACACCCGTATGCTCAACAAAGTCTTTTGCCTCATCAGGATCTACCAGTGTTGCGTCTCTTTCAGAAACGGAAACGTTGTCTTCTATCCCAACAAGCCTTCCAAGTTCCGCTTCAACAGATATTCCGGCTGCATGAGCTATTTTCACCACTTCTGCCGTGAGTTCCATATTTTCTTTGTACGGCTTTGCGGAAGCATCTATCATAACAGAAGAATAACCTGCTTGAATAGCTGCCACAACATGTTCTATATCGTGTCCGTGGTCCAAGTGAAGCGCCACCGGAACCGAAACGGTTTCCGCAAATTCTCTCACCATGTTAGCCAAAACTTTTGCACCTCTTCTGAAGTCCCCACCTCCGGCGTATGACATGGCACCTTCACTCGTTTCGATTATAACTGGGGATTTTTTTTCAACAGCGGCATCAATTATCGCCTCTAAAAATTCCAGATTATTGATGTTGAAAGCCCCCACTCCGTAGTAACCCTCATTTGCTTTATCCAATATTTCTTTAGTGCTTTTAACATACATGCTAAATCCTCCTTTCGCTTGATTAAAAGTATATCATACCCACTTTCTAAGTTGTTCCATCGAAATCTTTTGGAAATCTGAAAAACCAGCATGTTGAAAAGAGAAGTTAAAACTTCCTTATTAAACAACTCATCATGTGCATGAGCGTAAGGAAATTTTTTCAAAGTTCTGTCCTGTCAGAACGGATTCGCTCTTTTTCCCATCTTCGCGTGTAAAATATGTCGTAAGTACTCCGAACATGAGATTTATTTTCTTTTTGCCTAACTTTGTTCTTTGTAGTTTTTTCACGCGTTTTTAGTCTCATTTTACTTCTTATTTCATTCGGTTATCCGCAATGTTTAGCATTTATAATGCCTTGTAACGTCGACGCACAACGTGAGTTTTGTCTTAGCTCATTCGATTTTAACATTGATAGTGCTTTGTAATATTGACACACACAACGAGTAACAAAAAATAACATCCTCAATTGAGGATGTTCAAAAATTAAGATCGACTTTAGGAACATTTCTGGCCTCTTGAGGCACTTCAAAAAGAGGCAATTCTTCAAAATGGAAGATATTAGCCACTATATTCGCCGGAAACACAAGCAATTTGGTGTTATAGCGTGTAACGATATCGTTGTAAAACTGCCGTGCATATGCGATCTTGTTTTCAGTATCCGTTAATTGTTGCATGAGATCGGCAACATTCTGGTTGGCTTTCAATTCAGGATATCTTTCAAAAACTGCGATAAGCCTTCCCAACGCTCCTGTTAACTGATTTTCAGCGTTCATCTTGTCTTTTATGTTTGCGGAAGAAAGTGCTTTTGATCGAGCATCTATAACCTTTTGAAGTGTCTCCTGCTCAAATTTCATATATCCTTTAACGGAATTGACAAGGTTTGGAATCAAATCGTGTCGCCTGTTAAGCTGAACGTCTATCTGGGCCCAGGCGTTTTGCCCTCTTTTCTTAAGAGTTATCAGGGAGTTGTAAATAGCTATAAACCATACTACTAAGATGATGAGGATAACCCCAACCGATATTCCTATTATCCATCCCACAG
Encoded here:
- a CDS encoding LemA family protein; translation: MAVGWIIGISVGVILIILVVWFIAIYNSLITLKKRGQNAWAQIDVQLNRRHDLIPNLVNSVKGYMKFEQETLQKVIDARSKALSSANIKDKMNAENQLTGALGRLIAVFERYPELKANQNVADLMQQLTDTENKIAYARQFYNDIVTRYNTKLLVFPANIVANIFHFEELPLFEVPQEARNVPKVDLNF
- the fba gene encoding class II fructose-1,6-bisphosphate aldolase; amino-acid sequence: MYVKSTKEILDKANEGYYGVGAFNINNLEFLEAIIDAAVEKKSPVIIETSEGAMSYAGGGDFRRGAKVLANMVREFAETVSVPVALHLDHGHDIEHVVAAIQAGYSSVMIDASAKPYKENMELTAEVVKIAHAAGISVEAELGRLVGIEDNVSVSERDATLVDPDEAKDFVEHTGVDFLAPAIGTSHGAFKFKGEAKLDFERLKKVKELTKLPLVLHGASTVLPRYVELANEYGADIQGAKGVPYDVLKESVKYGINKVNTDTDLRVAFIAELRKVLHDDKAQIDPRKLFKPAMAAIKEVVMERMEVLGSVGKA
- a CDS encoding type II secretion system protein, which gives rise to MKGFTLIELLIVLAVITAIISALVPLGVNVIRHARALTVAFNLSEISKAAMSNFYLDHNTSISIDSIKSYFSQHEELKDYQIKSSLASTLEHVYIWYTGNDITASQVEKVFPDVEATQGNKPMISIELRKYW
- a CDS encoding phosphate signaling complex PhoU family protein translates to MIPKEMINSYKESVMKFGRFVEDMFDRSVYALVDRNADMAKEVIEDDKLADKMRDELNEKTIIMIGEYAPVGKQLVESVNGFILENALEMIGDKSVQIAVETLKLLKEPSLKPLVDLPKMASTAEKMMRISLDVYKDESNAYAIEELLKMEEYVDELNISIEDELKLYMMESPKNVSRALSLMFISKHIEDIADLCLKVIPKRPL
- the argF gene encoding ornithine carbamoyltransferase: MIDLKGRNIVSIDDLSREELIQLIDTSMRLKDELYVGQSHEVLHGKTLGMIFEKPSLRTRVAFETAMTQLGGHAIYLGPNDIKLGKRETTEDIARVLSSMVNVIMARVFAHKTVEDLAKYSKVPVINALSDFEHPTQIVGDMLTIKEKFGGFNGLKLSFIGDGNNVAHSLMLAGAKLGMHVVVASPKGYEPSQKVLDRCAEISKETGAKVEALNDPQQAAENADVIYTDVWASMGQEDEAEERKRIFAPYQVNSKLMSSAKPTAIFMHCLPAHYGDEVTEEVGHGPQSAIFQEAENRLHSIKAMLVHVTR
- the ackA gene encoding acetate kinase codes for the protein MKVLVINSGSSSLKYQLFDMKDESVLCSGIVERIKLDGSRLIHKVNSKKYVVETPVKDHKVALKIVLDTLLDPEKGVIKSMDEIEAVGHRVVHGGETFSGSVLIDEKVMKALEDNVELAPLHNPPNITGIVAAKELLPDAPQVGVFDTAFHQTLPEKAYFYAIPMKYYKKYKIRRYGFHGTSHFYVSRRAAEILGKPVEKLKTITCHIGNGASITAVKHGKSVDTSMGFTPLEGLVMGTRSGDMDPAIVTFLQEKEGLTSKEINDILNKQSGVYGITNGFSSDMRDIEDAALEGTNDLAKIALEMYDYRIAKYVGAYAAAMNGVDAIVFTGGVGENSPYTRKDVCSYLEFLGIHIDDEKNNMRGKEEIISTKDSKVKVLVVPTNEELVIARDTKKIVESLKK